A single region of the Bdellovibrio sp. GT3 genome encodes:
- a CDS encoding MFS transporter encodes MQPQDTTSPTVPARTITLLLGLTVGVIAANLYYAQPLVALISESLGIQTSSAGLVVTLTQIGYGLGVLFLVPLGDLVENKKLILALMGLTILALLGLGVATLVVPYFAAALLLGVGTSAVQIVVPYAAHMTAESHRGRVVGGLMSGLMLGIMLSRPISSLLTDMFSWHAVFFLSASLMLVMAFVLFKFLPPRKPESQNLHYGRLLASMGKLLISTPVLRRRGVYQACMFGAFSLFWTAVPLYLLSPTYHLSQSAIALFAFAGVAGAISAPYAGKLADRGLTTPATIIAMLSAIASFGVTHLLEPGSLTALGVLVFSAILLDAGITATLVLGQRAIFSLKPEYRGRLNGLYVAIIFVGGSIGSYAGAWAYSHGGWDLTTKIGALFPAVALVYFLTEWITGFRRK; translated from the coding sequence ATGCAACCTCAAGACACGACTTCTCCGACTGTTCCCGCTCGTACAATCACTCTGCTTTTAGGCCTTACGGTCGGTGTGATTGCAGCGAATCTTTATTACGCCCAGCCGTTGGTGGCCTTGATCAGCGAGTCCCTGGGAATTCAAACATCTTCTGCGGGACTGGTTGTGACACTCACTCAAATTGGTTATGGCCTGGGAGTCTTGTTCCTGGTTCCGCTGGGTGACTTGGTGGAAAACAAAAAACTAATTCTCGCATTGATGGGCCTCACGATTCTAGCCCTGTTGGGTTTGGGAGTGGCAACACTCGTCGTCCCTTATTTTGCAGCCGCCCTACTTTTGGGAGTTGGAACCTCGGCTGTACAAATTGTCGTCCCCTATGCTGCCCACATGACTGCTGAATCACACAGGGGCCGCGTGGTCGGCGGACTGATGAGTGGTTTGATGTTGGGGATTATGCTAAGCCGCCCGATCTCGAGCTTACTGACCGACATGTTTTCATGGCATGCGGTGTTTTTCCTGTCAGCGTCCCTGATGCTGGTCATGGCCTTCGTTCTTTTTAAATTTCTTCCCCCGCGCAAGCCCGAATCACAAAACCTGCACTACGGCAGACTTCTGGCATCCATGGGAAAACTTTTGATTTCCACCCCGGTACTGCGCCGTCGCGGTGTTTATCAGGCCTGTATGTTTGGCGCCTTCAGTTTGTTTTGGACCGCAGTGCCCTTGTATCTGCTAAGCCCCACCTATCACCTATCCCAATCCGCGATTGCGTTGTTTGCTTTTGCCGGTGTGGCCGGAGCGATCTCCGCCCCCTATGCTGGAAAGCTTGCGGATCGAGGACTGACGACACCTGCGACGATCATCGCCATGCTCTCAGCGATCGCTTCATTTGGTGTGACTCATTTGCTGGAACCGGGATCTTTGACAGCCTTGGGTGTTCTGGTTTTTTCAGCGATTCTACTGGATGCGGGAATCACCGCCACTTTGGTTTTAGGACAAAGGGCGATCTTTTCCTTAAAACCGGAATATCGCGGACGCTTGAATGGTCTTTATGTCGCGATTATCTTCGTCGGTGGTTCGATTGGCTCCTATGCGGGAGCGTGGGCTTACTCTCATGGCGGCTGGGATCTGACGACAAAAATCGGCGCCTTGTTTCCGGCCGTCGCACTGGTTTATTTTTTAACCGAGTGGATCACCGGTTTTAGAAGAAAATAA
- the ileS gene encoding isoleucine--tRNA ligase, whose translation MTNANTPKSTPYSAVKPDVQLAKQEEGILDFWDQQKIFEQTLDPKGKKTYSFYDGPPFATGLPHYGHLLAGVLKDVVPRYWTMKGYTVPRRFGWDCHGLPVEYEINKTHKIESRKDVFKMGVAEYNDACRSIVKRYSTEWKTTVRRVGRWVDMENPYFTMDVSFMQSVWWVFQELFKKGLIYEGYKVVPYSVGISTSLSNFEANQNYKMVQDPAITVMFKLINQPDTAVMAWTTTPWTLPSNMALAVGLEMDYVKVQEKATGRKLILAQALLPSVFKKPDEEVEVLQMMKGTELVGLTYEPLFPYFGDRAEKGAFRIISSDHVTTESGTGVVHMAPAFGEEDYYACAKAGIPLVNPVDDDGMFTAEVPDYQGKRVKEADKDIIAALKAKGNLFKQDTIQHSYPFCYRSDTPLIYRAVSSWFVSVEKIKEQLIANNKQTQWVPDHLRDGRFGNWLEGARDWAISRNRFWGTPLPIWRNTEGEVMCIGSRAELEKLSGQKVDDLHIEFVDKITIPSPTGKSALKRVDGVLDCWFESGSMPYAQWGFPDANVEEFKKAFPADFIAEGLDQTRGWFYTLSIIGTALFNQAPFKNVVVNGLVLAEDGRKMSKSLKNYPDPMEVLNQHGADALRLYLIDSPVVKAQELKFSEKGVYDIVRKILLRWWNSYSFFANYANIDGFVPKGDAKKSPNILDQWVLSRLNGLIANTHKEMDAYRLYNVVPHLLSFIEDLTNTYIRFNRSLFWQEGMPETKRFAYETLHEVLVTLSRLMAPFAPFMSEVTYKNLSQVLPNKKDSVHLESFPPEDLSMLRPELEEAVKAMDTLVTLGRNHREKIGVKAKIPLNEIKIIHRSAALLETLKKFEPFFVDELNFRKVVYNSNEDQFVQVTAKANFPVLGKRLGPKMKSVGAGIMALPLESILKLETGGSVTVDGEEITLADVEIRRAPKGGNANLSVHQVVSIEVDPTVTPEQEREGLAREIMRKIQVARKTADFKLDDKITLEIACDGALLDALNAHKDMITSETLTHTLNILPMSATPKGAHVDDSDIDGEKIKIGVQN comes from the coding sequence ATGACGAATGCAAACACTCCAAAATCGACTCCATATAGTGCAGTAAAACCTGATGTCCAACTTGCCAAGCAAGAAGAGGGCATTCTTGATTTCTGGGATCAGCAAAAAATTTTCGAGCAAACTCTAGATCCTAAGGGTAAAAAAACTTACAGCTTCTATGACGGTCCTCCGTTTGCGACGGGTCTTCCGCATTACGGGCATTTGCTTGCCGGTGTTTTGAAGGACGTCGTGCCTCGTTACTGGACGATGAAGGGCTACACAGTGCCTCGTCGTTTCGGTTGGGACTGCCACGGTCTTCCAGTTGAGTATGAAATCAACAAGACTCATAAAATTGAATCCCGTAAAGACGTTTTCAAAATGGGTGTGGCTGAATACAACGACGCTTGTCGCTCGATTGTTAAACGTTACTCCACTGAGTGGAAAACTACTGTACGCCGCGTAGGTCGTTGGGTGGATATGGAAAATCCATACTTCACGATGGACGTTTCTTTCATGCAGTCTGTATGGTGGGTGTTCCAGGAGCTTTTCAAAAAAGGTCTTATCTATGAAGGCTATAAAGTTGTTCCTTACTCTGTAGGGATCTCGACATCGCTTTCAAACTTTGAAGCGAATCAAAACTATAAAATGGTTCAGGACCCTGCGATCACGGTGATGTTTAAACTCATCAACCAACCAGATACAGCAGTGATGGCTTGGACGACGACTCCTTGGACATTGCCTTCCAATATGGCGTTGGCTGTTGGTTTGGAAATGGACTACGTGAAGGTTCAAGAAAAAGCGACAGGTCGTAAACTGATCCTGGCGCAAGCATTGCTTCCATCCGTGTTCAAAAAACCAGATGAAGAAGTTGAAGTTCTGCAAATGATGAAGGGCACAGAGCTTGTAGGTCTGACTTACGAACCTTTGTTCCCATACTTTGGTGATCGCGCTGAAAAAGGTGCGTTCCGTATTATTTCTTCTGATCACGTAACGACTGAATCCGGTACGGGTGTTGTTCATATGGCCCCGGCGTTCGGTGAGGAAGACTACTATGCTTGTGCTAAAGCGGGCATTCCTCTTGTGAATCCTGTCGACGACGACGGTATGTTCACAGCAGAAGTTCCTGACTATCAAGGTAAGCGCGTTAAAGAAGCTGATAAAGACATCATCGCGGCTTTAAAAGCTAAAGGGAACTTGTTCAAACAAGATACCATCCAACATAGTTACCCATTCTGTTATCGTTCCGACACGCCGCTGATCTATCGTGCGGTTTCTTCTTGGTTTGTTTCTGTTGAAAAAATCAAAGAACAACTGATTGCGAACAACAAGCAAACTCAATGGGTTCCAGATCATCTTCGTGATGGTCGTTTCGGTAACTGGTTGGAAGGCGCTCGTGACTGGGCGATTTCTCGTAACCGTTTCTGGGGTACGCCGCTTCCGATCTGGAGAAATACAGAAGGCGAAGTGATGTGTATCGGTTCCCGTGCGGAACTGGAAAAACTTTCTGGTCAAAAAGTTGATGATTTGCACATTGAATTTGTGGATAAGATCACGATCCCGTCTCCAACTGGCAAGTCTGCGCTTAAACGCGTGGATGGCGTTTTGGACTGCTGGTTTGAGTCTGGTTCTATGCCGTACGCGCAGTGGGGTTTCCCAGATGCGAACGTGGAAGAATTCAAAAAAGCATTCCCAGCGGATTTCATCGCTGAAGGTTTGGATCAAACTCGTGGTTGGTTCTATACTTTGTCGATCATCGGAACTGCTTTGTTCAACCAAGCTCCATTCAAAAACGTTGTTGTGAATGGTCTGGTGTTGGCTGAAGACGGTCGTAAGATGTCGAAGTCTTTGAAAAACTATCCTGATCCAATGGAAGTTCTAAACCAACATGGCGCGGATGCATTGCGCTTGTACTTGATCGATTCACCAGTGGTGAAGGCTCAAGAATTGAAATTCTCTGAAAAAGGTGTTTACGATATCGTTCGTAAAATCCTGTTGAGATGGTGGAACTCGTATTCGTTCTTTGCGAACTATGCGAACATCGATGGCTTCGTTCCAAAGGGCGATGCTAAGAAATCTCCAAACATCCTGGATCAATGGGTTCTTTCTCGTTTGAATGGTTTGATCGCGAACACTCACAAAGAGATGGACGCTTATCGCTTGTACAACGTTGTTCCTCACTTGCTTTCATTCATTGAAGATTTGACGAACACGTACATCCGTTTCAACCGTTCTTTGTTCTGGCAAGAAGGCATGCCTGAAACAAAACGTTTCGCTTACGAGACTTTGCATGAAGTTCTTGTGACGTTGTCACGTTTGATGGCGCCATTTGCTCCGTTCATGTCGGAAGTAACTTATAAAAACTTGTCACAGGTTTTGCCGAATAAAAAAGACTCGGTTCACTTGGAAAGTTTCCCACCGGAAGATCTTTCTATGCTTCGCCCAGAGCTTGAAGAAGCTGTGAAGGCGATGGACACGTTGGTAACGCTGGGTCGTAACCACCGTGAGAAAATCGGTGTGAAGGCGAAAATCCCACTGAACGAAATCAAAATCATCCACAGAAGTGCGGCGTTGCTTGAAACTTTGAAAAAGTTCGAGCCGTTCTTCGTGGACGAATTGAATTTCCGCAAAGTTGTTTACAACTCCAACGAAGACCAATTCGTTCAAGTCACTGCCAAGGCCAACTTCCCAGTATTGGGTAAGCGCTTGGGTCCTAAGATGAAATCTGTGGGTGCAGGCATCATGGCTTTGCCTCTTGAAAGCATCTTGAAACTTGAAACGGGTGGTTCAGTCACTGTTGACGGTGAAGAAATCACATTGGCTGACGTTGAGATCCGCAGAGCCCCTAAAGGTGGCAACGCGAACTTGTCAGTTCACCAAGTGGTATCTATCGAAGTGGATCCAACAGTGACGCCAGAGCAAGAACGTGAAGGTTTGGCTCGCGAAATCATGCGTAAGATCCAAGTTGCTCGTAAAACAGCGGACTTCAAGCTTGATGATAAAATCACTCTTGAAATCGCTTGTGACGGCGCTTTGCTTGACGCTTTGAACGCGCACAAGGACATGATCACGTCTGAAACTTTGACTCACACGTTAAACATCCTGCCAATGTCTGCAACGCCAAAGGGCGCTCACGTAGACGACAGCGATATTGACGGCGAGAAAATCAAAATCGGCGTACAGAACTAG
- the tsaA gene encoding tRNA (N6-threonylcarbamoyladenosine(37)-N6)-methyltransferase TrmO, with translation MQKHGESFEFSAIGHVQTPFHDKFGIPRQPGLANPAKGIIKILPDPDLLTALRSLEEFTHLWIVFVFHEHGGKNWKPSIRPPRLGGNRKVGVLASRSPHRPNPIGMSAVKIEKIDFDAKSGPEIHVHGVDLLDGTPVLDIKPYIPYADSIPEANAGWASDPIERTDVVFSDEAESEIKKRDPKNENNLRNLIISILELDPRPAFQKRQDPISDSKSWGQRYGFDILGCDVKYELREGHFYVHAIMDLK, from the coding sequence ATGCAAAAGCATGGCGAGAGTTTTGAGTTTTCAGCGATAGGGCATGTGCAAACGCCCTTTCATGATAAGTTTGGAATTCCTCGCCAGCCGGGCCTGGCAAATCCTGCCAAGGGCATTATCAAAATACTTCCTGATCCTGATTTACTGACGGCTCTTCGCTCGCTCGAAGAGTTCACTCATTTGTGGATTGTCTTCGTTTTCCACGAACACGGTGGCAAGAACTGGAAGCCCAGCATTCGTCCACCGCGTTTGGGTGGCAATCGCAAGGTGGGTGTCTTGGCTTCGCGCTCTCCGCACCGGCCGAATCCGATTGGGATGTCTGCGGTAAAAATTGAAAAAATTGATTTCGATGCCAAAAGCGGTCCTGAGATTCACGTTCACGGCGTGGATTTGCTGGATGGGACTCCGGTGCTTGATATTAAGCCCTATATTCCGTACGCAGACTCGATTCCTGAGGCGAACGCAGGGTGGGCCAGTGATCCCATCGAGCGCACAGATGTGGTGTTTTCTGATGAGGCTGAGTCTGAAATCAAAAAACGCGATCCGAAGAATGAAAACAATCTTCGTAATCTGATCATCAGCATTTTGGAGTTGGACCCTCGTCCAGCTTTTCAAAAACGTCAGGATCCGATTTCGGATTCCAAGAGCTGGGGACAGCGCTACGGGTTTGATATTCTGGGATGTGATGTAAAGTATGAGCTTCGCGAAGGTCACTTCTATGTTCATGCAATTATGGACTTGAAATAG
- a CDS encoding tyrosine-protein phosphatase, with protein MNLKGAINFRDLGGHVSVQGHKLKPGQFYRSGALNKLTNEDVVLLQTTIGHVIDFRDPSEAAHDKDVLWDGVVYENCPANPVAYRMSANLGSFFTKEHLENIPPHYMEKLYRTLPFDNSAYHRMFAVMDEMSGKGMLQHCAVGKDRTGVGTALMLLGLGVDEGHVMQDYLQTQTGLAPFRNNLMTQFQGILSGKAMEGFQYMMGAHESFLSAALEEMKSKAGTVQKFLLSEYGVTDQRRALWQQKFFES; from the coding sequence TTGAATTTGAAGGGCGCTATCAATTTCCGCGATCTGGGCGGTCATGTTTCCGTACAAGGTCATAAACTAAAACCCGGTCAATTTTATCGTTCCGGGGCTTTGAATAAGCTGACAAACGAAGATGTGGTGTTATTGCAAACCACAATCGGACACGTCATTGACTTCCGTGATCCCTCTGAGGCCGCTCATGACAAAGATGTCTTGTGGGATGGAGTGGTGTATGAGAACTGCCCGGCAAATCCTGTAGCCTATCGCATGAGCGCGAATCTGGGTTCATTTTTCACCAAAGAACATCTGGAAAATATTCCGCCACATTACATGGAAAAACTTTATCGAACTCTGCCATTTGATAACTCAGCCTATCACCGCATGTTTGCTGTGATGGACGAGATGTCAGGCAAAGGCATGCTTCAGCACTGTGCTGTAGGCAAAGACCGCACCGGGGTTGGTACGGCTTTGATGTTGTTGGGATTGGGTGTGGATGAGGGGCACGTCATGCAGGATTACCTGCAAACGCAGACGGGCCTGGCACCTTTCCGTAACAATCTGATGACCCAGTTTCAGGGGATTTTGTCAGGTAAAGCCATGGAAGGATTTCAGTACATGATGGGGGCTCACGAGAGCTTCTTAAGTGCCGCTTTGGAGGAAATGAAATCCAAGGCCGGTACCGTACAGAAATTTTTACTTAGCGAGTATGGCGTAACCGACCAGCGCCGGGCTCTGTGGCAGCAAAAGTTCTTTGAATCCTAA
- a CDS encoding tryptophan halogenase family protein: MASLSDYIDTAFDLSYLNFQKFPTTEIKSIGILGGGTAGYLAALALKKMHPKIQTSVIESSKIPVIGVGESTTTEIVPFLHRTLGIDPQEFFREVQPTLKLGIRFDWGCPGDYHFNFNFFAGHQQESHYYEDSINNANWASVLMDNNKIPVVREKSGEMVSLLQSIPFSYHIDNKNLIRFLNKTLKQRQIPIVDAVVEKVHLDDNEFVTSLETDDGKKLSFDLYIDCSGFRSRILGQALKTEFIPFTSTLRNNRAITFETSHNNVIKPYTQCSTMDSGWCWTIPMRHENHHGYVHSTDYCDEATALKEIEAKFGPIKSHKIVEFRSGRHKQAWNKNVFGLGNAYAFVEPLESTAIQTAVHSIMTLCKLMPNNMQDTSSIAGINQEIAATWDTFRWFLGIHYKFNKQLDTKYWQDCRANTNIGDAQLVVDLFNQRPPLSASNFGTNSPYTALEALVFNSYSYDTLLYGQKVLERPPVRPKMSKDEYVQRTLSYQELTKKALTMHELFTEDYLIEGGLLEQLFEDQDTWIVETEA; this comes from the coding sequence ATGGCGTCTTTGTCTGATTATATCGACACGGCTTTTGATCTTAGCTATCTGAATTTTCAAAAATTTCCCACAACAGAAATCAAATCCATCGGCATTCTGGGCGGCGGGACGGCTGGTTACCTTGCGGCCTTGGCGCTTAAAAAAATGCACCCTAAAATCCAAACTTCGGTGATTGAATCCAGCAAGATTCCGGTGATTGGCGTGGGCGAAAGCACCACCACAGAAATCGTTCCCTTTTTGCATAGAACTTTGGGGATTGATCCTCAGGAATTTTTCCGGGAAGTACAGCCGACATTGAAACTGGGCATTCGCTTTGATTGGGGCTGCCCGGGGGACTATCACTTTAACTTTAACTTCTTTGCCGGTCACCAGCAGGAAAGTCATTACTACGAGGACTCTATCAACAATGCCAACTGGGCATCGGTGTTGATGGATAATAACAAAATCCCAGTGGTGCGTGAAAAAAGCGGGGAGATGGTGTCCTTGCTTCAAAGCATTCCATTTTCTTACCACATCGATAATAAGAACCTGATCCGCTTCCTGAACAAGACACTTAAACAGCGCCAGATTCCTATCGTGGATGCGGTGGTTGAAAAAGTTCACCTTGATGACAATGAGTTTGTGACTTCGTTGGAAACAGACGACGGGAAAAAGCTGTCTTTTGATTTGTATATTGATTGTTCGGGTTTCCGTTCACGCATTTTGGGTCAGGCTTTAAAAACCGAATTCATTCCATTCACCTCCACTTTGCGCAACAACCGCGCGATCACTTTTGAAACGTCCCATAACAACGTGATCAAGCCCTACACTCAGTGCTCAACTATGGATAGTGGCTGGTGCTGGACAATCCCGATGAGGCACGAGAACCATCATGGCTATGTGCACTCCACAGATTATTGTGATGAAGCTACGGCCTTAAAAGAAATCGAAGCTAAATTTGGCCCGATTAAAAGTCACAAGATCGTGGAATTCCGTTCCGGCCGTCACAAGCAAGCCTGGAATAAGAACGTTTTCGGCTTGGGCAATGCCTACGCATTCGTTGAGCCATTGGAATCCACGGCAATTCAAACCGCTGTTCATAGCATTATGACTTTGTGTAAGTTGATGCCGAATAATATGCAGGACACATCCAGCATCGCAGGGATCAATCAGGAAATTGCCGCCACTTGGGATACGTTCCGTTGGTTCCTGGGAATTCATTATAAATTTAACAAACAATTGGATACGAAGTACTGGCAGGATTGCCGCGCGAATACCAATATCGGCGACGCACAGCTGGTGGTGGATCTTTTCAATCAGCGTCCTCCTTTGAGTGCCAGCAACTTCGGCACAAACTCTCCATACACAGCTTTGGAAGCTTTAGTGTTTAACAGCTACAGCTACGATACCCTGTTGTATGGCCAGAAGGTTCTGGAACGCCCTCCAGTGCGTCCTAAGATGTCGAAGGACGAATATGTGCAACGCACTTTGTCTTACCAAGAGCTGACTAAAAAGGCCCTGACAATGCATGAGCTGTTTACTGAGGACTATTTAATTGAAGGTGGCCTGCTGGAACAGTTGTTCGAGGATCAGGATACCTGGATCGTTGAAACTGAGGCGTAA
- the gloB gene encoding hydroxyacylglutathione hydrolase yields the protein MTSTRPRVELIPIFEDNYVFCLIDQDNQEVLVVDPGEAAKTSQFLKENNLKLKGVLLTHHHNDHIGGVSALVSEHPAPIFAPAKNKNQIGKADTWVTEGESVKLGPFNFEVLELPGHTLGHVAYWEPKLKWLFSGDVLFGLGCGRIFEGTYDQAYTSLQRFKKLPSETLVYCTHEYTEANLRFCKMLSNLDNSPITGDSEELEMYENQLLSRREMDLPSVPLKLAVELNVNPFLLAKSVSQFTYLRDLRNKQ from the coding sequence ATGACCAGCACCAGACCTCGCGTTGAGCTGATTCCAATCTTTGAAGACAATTATGTCTTCTGTTTGATTGATCAAGACAATCAAGAGGTCCTTGTTGTCGATCCCGGTGAAGCCGCAAAGACTTCGCAATTTCTGAAAGAAAATAATTTAAAACTAAAAGGCGTCCTGCTGACCCACCACCACAACGACCACATTGGCGGCGTGAGTGCATTGGTCAGCGAACACCCGGCTCCGATTTTTGCTCCGGCAAAAAATAAAAATCAAATTGGCAAAGCCGACACCTGGGTCACTGAAGGCGAATCCGTGAAACTGGGACCGTTTAACTTTGAAGTGCTGGAACTCCCGGGACACACCTTGGGTCATGTTGCCTACTGGGAGCCAAAATTGAAATGGCTTTTTTCGGGAGATGTTCTGTTTGGACTTGGCTGCGGTCGCATCTTTGAAGGTACTTACGATCAAGCATATACAAGTCTGCAGCGATTCAAAAAGCTTCCCTCCGAAACCCTGGTGTACTGCACTCACGAGTACACGGAAGCCAACTTAAGATTCTGCAAAATGCTATCGAACCTCGACAACTCCCCCATCACGGGCGACAGCGAAGAGCTGGAGATGTACGAAAACCAGTTACTTTCCCGCCGGGAAATGGACTTGCCATCAGTACCACTGAAGCTTGCGGTTGAATTAAACGTCAATCCATTCCTGCTGGCGAAATCCGTATCGCAATTCACGTACCTTCGTGATCTGCGCAACAAGCAATAG
- a CDS encoding ATP-grasp domain-containing protein has protein sequence MLNLKILLLSRKFEIYSSRRLVEEIVSRGHTPLLWDPEWPLERLKIQPDIIIPRISSFQFSEAVKVLEGLQSRSVITLNPSQYYTVARNKWLTHNSLTTEGIATPLTYLISPNEIRSPLSFPVIVKQLESSKGEGVYLAHNESEIQKIFTTSGDAHLIIQEFFPEAFGTDVRAFVIGGEIHAVMKRTAQHGEFRSNLALGGTAESCELLPGESELILKTTRLLGLQVSGVDLLRTRKGSLVLEANPCPGLEGIEKYSQKNLASSIIQFAEELYDQHQTSR, from the coding sequence ATGTTAAATCTCAAAATACTACTGCTCAGTCGAAAGTTTGAAATCTACAGCAGCCGTCGTTTGGTCGAGGAGATCGTATCCCGTGGTCACACACCACTGTTGTGGGATCCGGAATGGCCTTTAGAGCGTTTGAAAATCCAGCCAGACATTATCATCCCCCGCATCAGCAGCTTTCAATTTAGCGAGGCTGTAAAAGTTCTGGAAGGCCTTCAAAGTCGCTCTGTCATCACCCTCAACCCGTCTCAATACTACACGGTGGCTCGCAACAAGTGGCTGACACACAACTCACTAACCACAGAGGGCATCGCAACTCCCCTCACATATCTGATTTCACCCAATGAAATTCGCAGTCCGTTATCCTTCCCGGTTATTGTGAAGCAGCTTGAATCAAGCAAGGGTGAGGGCGTGTACTTAGCGCACAACGAATCAGAGATTCAGAAAATCTTCACAACCTCTGGCGATGCGCATTTAATCATTCAGGAGTTTTTCCCGGAGGCTTTTGGGACCGATGTCAGAGCTTTTGTCATCGGTGGTGAAATTCATGCGGTGATGAAGCGAACTGCCCAACATGGGGAGTTTCGCAGTAATCTCGCATTGGGTGGCACAGCAGAGTCTTGCGAACTCTTACCCGGCGAATCTGAATTGATTTTAAAGACAACCCGGCTTTTGGGTCTGCAGGTCTCTGGTGTCGATCTATTGCGAACTCGCAAAGGCAGTCTGGTTTTAGAGGCCAACCCTTGTCCGGGCCTTGAAGGCATAGAAAAATATAGTCAGAAGAACCTTGCAAGCAGCATCATTCAATTTGCGGAGGAGCTATATGACCAGCACCAGACCTCGCGTTGA
- a CDS encoding (2Fe-2S)-binding protein, producing the protein MKIKVELDGRDFIEVETEGEDPSAPDKPLGRTLKVSHVGCTEFMDMMKKMRRSFGADISKWPVPEGQDHSSLLLRETVLRLRGEWQAVAPDTEICHCRGISAHTIDQAIIAGARTPEVVTRQTSASAQCGTCRPEVHKMIQYRLNQQKAS; encoded by the coding sequence ATGAAGATTAAAGTCGAACTCGACGGTCGTGATTTTATTGAAGTTGAAACTGAGGGGGAGGACCCTTCAGCACCTGATAAACCATTGGGCCGAACTTTAAAAGTCTCTCATGTGGGATGTACAGAATTTATGGATATGATGAAGAAAATGCGCCGATCCTTCGGTGCGGATATTTCAAAATGGCCCGTACCAGAAGGGCAGGATCACAGCAGTTTACTTCTGCGTGAGACAGTTCTGCGCCTGCGTGGCGAGTGGCAAGCCGTTGCGCCAGACACAGAGATCTGTCATTGCCGCGGTATTTCTGCGCACACAATTGATCAGGCTATTATTGCAGGAGCCCGTACTCCTGAAGTCGTGACTCGTCAGACCTCAGCAAGTGCTCAATGTGGCACGTGTCGACCGGAAGTTCACAAAATGATTCAGTACCGACTGAATCAGCAAAAAGCGTCGTAG
- a CDS encoding (2Fe-2S)-binding protein — MGQKKKTEIICRCNNVSRATIEKAITDGAKTLNEIFDTTTAGVGPCGGSCRRKLAPLLDHYLSTGQFPEKIQEDLSGKNSVKDEGSEKKTKE; from the coding sequence ATGGGTCAAAAAAAGAAAACCGAAATCATCTGCCGCTGTAACAATGTGTCCCGTGCGACCATTGAGAAAGCCATTACGGATGGTGCCAAGACCCTGAATGAAATCTTCGACACCACCACCGCCGGCGTTGGCCCCTGTGGAGGTTCCTGCCGCCGCAAACTCGCGCCCCTTCTCGATCACTATCTAAGTACCGGTCAGTTTCCTGAAAAAATTCAGGAAGATCTTTCGGGTAAAAATTCGGTGAAGGATGAAGGCAGCGAGAAAAAAACTAAAGAGTAG
- the greA gene encoding transcription elongation factor GreA — MSVGTNDKLPMTVRGKALLDAELKKLLLEERPTIIAAIEEARAQGDISENAEYESAKERQSMIEGRIAEIQGKLAGAEVIDVSTIKADRVVFGAHVKAVETESEEEVSYQIVGVDEADVKKGMISVLSPLARALIGKKVGDTVTVQSPKGDKEFEILHFEYR, encoded by the coding sequence ATGTCTGTAGGTACAAACGACAAACTTCCAATGACAGTTCGCGGAAAAGCGCTGCTAGATGCAGAGCTTAAGAAGCTATTGTTAGAGGAAAGACCCACTATTATCGCCGCTATTGAAGAGGCCCGTGCTCAAGGGGATATCTCTGAGAACGCGGAATACGAATCCGCTAAAGAACGTCAGTCCATGATTGAAGGCCGTATTGCTGAAATCCAGGGCAAATTGGCAGGCGCTGAAGTGATCGACGTATCCACTATCAAGGCGGATCGTGTTGTATTTGGTGCACACGTAAAAGCAGTTGAAACTGAATCTGAAGAAGAAGTGAGCTACCAAATCGTGGGCGTTGATGAGGCGGACGTTAAAAAAGGCATGATCTCTGTGCTTTCTCCTCTTGCACGCGCTTTGATCGGTAAAAAAGTGGGCGACACTGTAACTGTGCAAAGCCCTAAGGGTGACAAGGAATTCGAAATCCTTCACTTCGAATACCGCTAA